GGCACCGAGGACGAGGGTCCGTGTTCCGACGGCCGGTTTCCGCACTGCCCCGCTCCGCCTTCCGCTCTGCCACTGTCGGCGTACCGGCCACAAGATTACCCGCCGCGGCACACCGCGGATTCGGCCGGAACCGGCCCGGGCGCGGCGGGGTTTAAACGCGCCCGGCCCCTTCAACGTGAGTTTCAACCTCGGCCATCGGGGGTTGTGAAGCCTCAGCCGAAGGAGGGACTCGCGGTGGCCGGGTGATGGTGTACGCCGTCCCCGGCCTCAGCAGGGGGTCGAGGCGGAGGGGGCCCACCCGCGCGCCTACTCCGTCCCGGGGCCGAGGTTGAAACCCAAGGTCAAGATCGGCGAAGGCCCTCGGGCCGGGTGGCGGTGACGACCTCCAGTGCGCGTCCGATCTCGTCCTCGGTGAGGTCGGCCCGGGCGGTCAGCCGCAGCCGGGAGTGTCCGTCGGGGACCGAGGGCGGCCGGAAGCAGCCCACCCGCACGCCCGCATCCAGGCAGCGCCGGGCCCATTGCACCGCGGCATCAGGGGAGGGGGCGCGGACGGAGACGACGGCGGCGCCGGGGGCGCCGGTGCGCAGTCCCGCCGCCGTGAGTCCCGCCGCCAGCCTGCGGGCGGTCGAACGCACCCGCGCGGCCCGCTCCGGTTCGGCGCGCAGCAGCCGCAGCGCCGCCAGCGCGCCGCCCGCCGACGCGGGCGCGAGCCCGGTGTCGAAGACGAACGTCCGCGCCGTCTCGGCGAGGTGCCGGATGACTCCGCGCGGCCCCAGGACCGCGCCGCCCTGCGCGCCCAGCGACTTCGACAGCGTCACCGAGACCACGACGTCGCCGGCCCCGCTCAGCCCGGCGGCGCTGAGGGCGCCCGCGCCGCTGTCGCCGAGCACCCCCAGGCCGTGCGCGTCGTCCAGGACCAGTGCCGCGCCGTGCTCCCTGCAGGCCCGCGCCAGCCCGGCGACATCGGCGAGGTCGCCGTCCACGGAGAACACGGTGTCGCTGACCACCAGCCGGCGGGGCTCGGCCGCGGCGGCGAGGGCCGCCCGCGCCGCCGCGGCGTCGGCGTGGCCGAACAGCGACACGCGCGCGCCGGAGGCCTTGGCCAGCCGGGTCGCGTCGATCAGCGAGGCGTGGTTGTACCGGTCGCACACGAGGTGGGTCCCTGCTCCGGACAGTGCGGTGACCATGCCCAGGTTGGCGGCGAACCCGGAGGAGAACACCAGGGCGGCCTCGGCGCCGTGGAAGTCGGTCAGCTCGGCCTCCAGCTCACCGTGCAGGGCGGTGCTGCCGGTGACCAGGCGCGAACCGGTCGCGCCCGCGCCCCAGCGCACGGCGGCGTCGGCGGCGGCGCGGGTGACCACGGGATGGCGGGTCAGCCCCAGGTAGTCGTTGCCGGCCAGGTCCAGCACGTCCTCGTGCCGGCCCCGGGGGCGCAGCCGCCGGGTCAGCCCGGCCCGCGCCCGCTCCGCGGCCGCCCGTTCCAGCCAGCCGAACGGGTCCGCCGCCTGCACGTCGGCCGTCACGATCGCGCTCCCTCCCGTCCCCCGCCAGGTCCCCATGACCCTCACACGCCGCGCCCGCACCCGTCATCCGTGGAACCCGACAAAGATCGGCGCGGATTCTCTGGCGCCGCCCGCCTTCCGGCCGGCGGCGCGGATTGGCAGCATGGAGCGCCATGACGCTACACACAGTGACGGAGTCGGCCGCGAGTAGGGCGAACAGGGCGGGCAGCGCGGATCGTGGAAGCGGCGCCGCGTGGGTGCGCGAGGTGGACCGCGCGCACGTG
This sequence is a window from Spinactinospora alkalitolerans. Protein-coding genes within it:
- a CDS encoding 8-amino-7-oxononanoate synthase yields the protein MTADVQAADPFGWLERAAAERARAGLTRRLRPRGRHEDVLDLAGNDYLGLTRHPVVTRAAADAAVRWGAGATGSRLVTGSTALHGELEAELTDFHGAEAALVFSSGFAANLGMVTALSGAGTHLVCDRYNHASLIDATRLAKASGARVSLFGHADAAAARAALAAAAEPRRLVVSDTVFSVDGDLADVAGLARACREHGAALVLDDAHGLGVLGDSGAGALSAAGLSGAGDVVVSVTLSKSLGAQGGAVLGPRGVIRHLAETARTFVFDTGLAPASAGGALAALRLLRAEPERAARVRSTARRLAAGLTAAGLRTGAPGAAVVSVRAPSPDAAVQWARRCLDAGVRVGCFRPPSVPDGHSRLRLTARADLTEDEIGRALEVVTATRPEGLRRS